In candidate division WOR-3 bacterium, a genomic segment contains:
- the pilB gene encoding type IV-A pilus assembly ATPase PilB, which yields MKLGEILVKHGFITEDMLARALEEQKKDGARLGSTLIKLGYLKEEDLLRALSIHFGVKSIDLKSTQLDSNILKLIPSEIAAKYLVVPVKRLGRTLSLAMVNPGDMNAIEDIKFATGYDIEPLVASEEAILKIINEHYHVEKMLADVMYELETADAMESSVKVMEEVVEQKTKEEEDLSNVADDSDSGPALKLVSKIISDAVEMNVSDIHIEPYENDMRVRYRIDGILHEVLKPPKKMNRAIATVIKVMAKLKVEEKRLPQDGRIKARVHNKIIDIRVSTVPTLFGEKIALRLLDRSAIQLNLDLLGFEESTLKSFRRAIRTPYGIVLVTGPTGSGKTTTLYSALTELNDPGVNIITAEDPVEYSLMGINQLQVNEKIGLTFASALRAYLRQDPNIIMVGEIRDLETAEIAIRASLTGHLVLSTVHTNSAAATITRLVNMNIEPFLIASTLLSVLSQRLLRKVCMKCRTEVKYPPEVLLDAGIDPKKIDFPLYRGEGCKECRGTGYKGRIGIFENMLVTPRIRELILKRATAEEIEKVAVEEGMLTLRGSALEKLRQGLTTVEEVIRETRIE from the coding sequence CTTATTAAATTAGGCTATTTAAAAGAAGAAGACTTGCTTCGGGCATTATCAATCCATTTTGGAGTAAAATCGATTGATTTAAAATCAACCCAACTTGACTCCAATATTTTAAAATTGATCCCCAGCGAGATCGCCGCCAAGTATCTGGTGGTTCCGGTAAAACGTTTGGGTCGGACCCTAAGCCTGGCGATGGTTAATCCCGGAGATATGAACGCAATTGAAGATATCAAATTTGCCACCGGGTATGATATCGAACCCTTAGTCGCATCCGAAGAGGCAATTTTAAAGATTATCAACGAACACTATCATGTGGAAAAGATGCTCGCCGATGTGATGTACGAATTAGAGACCGCAGATGCAATGGAGAGTTCGGTGAAAGTCATGGAGGAAGTGGTAGAACAAAAAACCAAGGAAGAAGAGGACCTTTCCAATGTTGCCGATGACTCTGATAGTGGCCCGGCACTGAAACTGGTGAGTAAGATTATCAGTGACGCGGTGGAGATGAATGTTTCGGATATCCATATTGAGCCCTACGAGAATGATATGCGGGTGCGTTATAGGATTGATGGTATTCTACATGAGGTCTTAAAACCGCCGAAAAAGATGAATCGCGCGATCGCCACGGTGATAAAAGTCATGGCAAAATTGAAGGTCGAAGAAAAGCGTCTGCCCCAGGATGGACGTATTAAAGCGCGGGTCCATAATAAAATAATTGATATCCGTGTTTCCACGGTTCCCACCCTATTTGGGGAGAAGATTGCCTTGAGATTATTAGACCGTTCAGCAATCCAGTTGAATCTGGACCTTCTGGGCTTTGAAGAGAGTACCTTAAAGTCCTTCCGCCGGGCAATCCGGACCCCATATGGCATTGTGCTGGTTACCGGACCAACCGGTTCTGGTAAGACGACGACCCTTTATTCAGCATTAACCGAATTGAACGATCCGGGTGTCAATATCATCACTGCTGAAGATCCGGTTGAATATTCCTTGATGGGGATAAATCAGCTCCAGGTTAATGAGAAGATTGGTTTGACCTTTGCTTCTGCCCTCCGGGCTTATCTCCGCCAGGACCCGAATATCATCATGGTGGGTGAAATCCGGGACCTGGAGACAGCCGAGATTGCGATCCGCGCCTCTCTAACCGGACATTTGGTTTTATCAACCGTCCATACCAACTCTGCGGCTGCCACAATCACCCGTTTGGTGAATATGAACATCGAACCCTTCTTGATCGCCTCCACGCTCCTTTCGGTTCTTTCCCAGCGGTTATTGCGAAAGGTCTGTATGAAATGCCGCACTGAAGTAAAATACCCTCCTGAGGTCTTGCTCGATGCCGGTATCGACCCTAAGAAGATTGATTTCCCATTATATCGGGGCGAGGGTTGCAAGGAATGCCGGGGTACCGGTTACAAGGGTCGGATTGGTATATTTGAGAATATGCTGGTGACTCCCCGCATCCGTGAGTTGATCCTCAAACGTGCCACTGCCGAAGAGATTGAGAAAGTCGCCGTGGAAGAGGGCATGCTCACCCTCCGTGGTTCAGCCTTGGAAAAACTCCGCCAAGGGCTGACCACCGTAGAAGAAGTGATCAGAGAAACAAGGATTGAATAA